Proteins encoded in a region of the Haloglomus salinum genome:
- a CDS encoding helix-turn-helix transcriptional regulator — protein MSTADEEADLSEDEQAGLELIRQIGGIHQSDFWKELDVDSRKGSRILESLEEKGLIEREKTVYEGHNTYYIEPVHDPRDLDFSLLMAGDMLSPFIGDEEIDATSDQFSQYIMTLAYEEY, from the coding sequence ATGAGTACGGCCGACGAAGAGGCGGACCTCTCCGAAGACGAGCAGGCCGGACTGGAGCTGATCCGGCAGATCGGCGGCATCCACCAGAGCGACTTCTGGAAGGAACTCGATGTCGATTCGCGCAAGGGGAGTCGCATCCTGGAGTCGCTCGAGGAGAAGGGCCTCATCGAGCGCGAGAAGACCGTCTACGAGGGGCACAACACCTACTACATCGAGCCGGTCCACGACCCCCGTGACCTGGACTTCTCGCTGCTGATGGCCGGCGACATGCTGAGCCCCTTCATCGGTGACGAGGAAATCGACGCCACCAGCGACCAGTTCTCGCAGTACATCATGACGCTGGCGTACGAGGAGTACTAG
- a CDS encoding aldehyde dehydrogenase family protein, producing MANDSSSGHYIDGEWVAGEGDETFESIDPATGESLGEYPVATPADVDRALAAADEASEAWRGMSYIDRAEVLWDVYHELRDRTDELGEIVTRECGKEISEGRADVVEAAHMVEWAAGNARHPHGDVVPSEIASKDASMRRKPRGVVGCITPWNFPVAIPFWHMAVTLVEGNTVVWKPAEQTPWCGEVVAEMLADAGAPDGVFNMVQGFGEAGGEIVDDPRVDTVLFTGSAQVGHEIASRVGGEPGKLAACEMGGKNAIVVTAEADLDIAVHSAVMSSFKTTGQRCVSSERLIVHTDVYDEFKRRFVDLAESVAVGDPLEEDTFMGPLVDESQVEKFGRYNDLAREEGATVLVDREALDSEEIPDGADEGYWVGPFVYEMEYDPQNPKRVLQEEVFGPHVALVEYDGDIADAVDIQNDSNYGLAGAVISEDYREINHYRDHAELGLAYANLPCIGAEVQLPFGGVKKSGNGYPSAREVIEAVTERTAFTVNNSTDIEMAQGLSADIKTEDD from the coding sequence ATGGCCAACGATAGCTCCTCCGGCCATTACATCGACGGCGAGTGGGTCGCCGGCGAGGGTGACGAGACGTTCGAGAGCATCGACCCGGCGACCGGCGAGTCACTCGGCGAGTACCCGGTCGCCACCCCGGCGGATGTCGACCGCGCGCTCGCGGCCGCGGACGAGGCGTCCGAGGCGTGGCGCGGGATGTCCTACATCGACCGGGCGGAGGTCCTGTGGGACGTCTACCACGAGCTGCGCGACCGCACGGACGAACTGGGTGAGATTGTCACGCGCGAATGCGGCAAGGAGATATCCGAGGGCCGCGCGGACGTGGTCGAGGCCGCGCACATGGTCGAGTGGGCCGCGGGCAACGCCCGGCACCCGCACGGCGACGTCGTTCCGAGCGAGATTGCCAGCAAGGACGCCTCGATGCGGCGCAAGCCCCGCGGTGTCGTCGGCTGCATCACGCCGTGGAACTTCCCGGTCGCCATCCCCTTCTGGCACATGGCGGTCACGCTGGTCGAGGGCAACACCGTCGTCTGGAAACCCGCCGAGCAGACGCCGTGGTGTGGCGAGGTCGTGGCCGAGATGCTGGCCGACGCGGGCGCCCCGGACGGCGTGTTCAACATGGTCCAGGGGTTCGGCGAAGCCGGCGGCGAGATAGTCGACGACCCCCGCGTCGACACGGTCCTGTTCACGGGGAGCGCACAGGTCGGCCACGAGATCGCCTCCCGGGTCGGCGGCGAACCCGGGAAGCTCGCGGCCTGCGAGATGGGCGGGAAGAACGCCATCGTCGTCACCGCCGAGGCCGACCTCGACATCGCGGTCCACTCCGCGGTGATGAGTTCGTTCAAGACGACCGGGCAGCGCTGTGTCTCCAGCGAGCGCCTTATCGTCCACACGGACGTGTACGACGAGTTCAAGCGCCGGTTCGTCGACCTCGCCGAGTCCGTGGCCGTCGGCGACCCGCTCGAGGAGGACACCTTCATGGGACCGCTCGTCGACGAGAGTCAGGTCGAGAAGTTCGGCCGCTACAACGACCTCGCCCGCGAGGAGGGCGCGACCGTCCTCGTCGACCGCGAGGCCCTCGACAGCGAGGAGATTCCGGACGGCGCCGACGAGGGGTACTGGGTCGGCCCGTTCGTCTACGAGATGGAGTACGACCCCCAGAACCCCAAACGGGTGCTGCAGGAGGAGGTGTTCGGCCCGCACGTCGCGCTGGTCGAGTACGACGGCGATATCGCCGACGCCGTCGACATCCAGAACGACTCGAACTACGGGCTGGCCGGCGCCGTCATCTCCGAGGACTACCGCGAGATCAACCACTACCGCGACCACGCCGAACTCGGGCTGGCGTACGCGAACCTGCCGTGCATCGGGGCCGAGGTCCAGCTCCCGTTCGGCGGCGTCAAGAAGTCCGGCAACGGCTACCCCTCCGCCCGGGAGGTCATCGAGGCCGTCACCGAGCGCACCGCCTTCACGGTGAACAACTCGACGGACATCGAGATGGCGCAGGGGCTCTCGGCGGACATCAAGACCGAGGACGACTAG
- a CDS encoding ribosome assembly factor SBDS: MISLDEAVTARLESHGERFEVLVDPDAALAIKRDEFEGDLEDVIAAEDVFEDASRGDRPPENALEEVFGTTDPMEIIPEVIKRGEIQITAEQRREMQEQKHKQLVNTIVRNAVNPQQDDTPHPPERIERALEQAGFKVDPMEPVENQVDDALEALRPVIPIRFDEVVMAVQLPADHAGSGQAQVREFGDLQREEWQSDGSWVGVLKFPAGLQNEFYELCNEVSSGEADVRVIKDEDDIGMR, from the coding sequence ATGATATCACTCGACGAGGCCGTGACGGCCCGGCTCGAATCCCACGGCGAGCGGTTCGAGGTGCTGGTCGACCCGGACGCGGCACTGGCCATCAAGCGCGACGAGTTCGAGGGCGACCTCGAGGACGTCATCGCCGCCGAAGACGTGTTCGAGGACGCTTCGCGTGGCGACCGGCCGCCCGAGAACGCGCTGGAGGAGGTGTTCGGGACGACCGATCCGATGGAGATCATCCCGGAGGTCATCAAGCGCGGGGAGATCCAGATCACGGCCGAGCAGCGCCGGGAGATGCAGGAACAGAAGCACAAGCAGCTCGTCAACACCATCGTCCGGAACGCGGTCAACCCCCAGCAGGACGACACACCCCACCCGCCCGAGCGCATCGAGCGCGCACTGGAGCAGGCCGGGTTCAAGGTCGACCCGATGGAGCCCGTCGAGAACCAGGTCGACGACGCGCTGGAGGCGCTCCGGCCGGTCATCCCCATCCGCTTCGACGAGGTCGTGATGGCGGTCCAGTTGCCCGCGGACCACGCCGGCTCCGGCCAGGCGCAGGTCCGGGAGTTCGGTGACCTGCAGCGCGAGGAGTGGCAGTCCGACGGGAGCTGGGTCGGCGTGCTGAAGTTCCCGGCCGGCCTGCAGAACGAGTTCTACGAGCTCTGTAACGAGGTCTCAAGCGGCGAGGCCGACGTCCGCGTCATCAAGGACGAGGACGACATCGGGATGCGGTAG
- a CDS encoding metal-dependent hydrolase, giving the protein MELTWHGHSCWHVQVGDTSLLIDPFFGNPQTSLDPSDVDDPDYLLLTHAHEDHIAHAGEFADSTLVAVPELAAYAEAELGIDEAVGGMGMNIGGTVECGDAFVTMHRADHTNGAMTGYEYDLGMPTGFVISDTKPTQEADPDSTAFYHAGDTGLMSEMKDVIGPYLEPDAAAVPVGDHFTMGPTQAAIAVDWLDVDHAFPMHYDTFPPIEIDTDDFVKEVKATGSDADVHVLGGDESFTLE; this is encoded by the coding sequence ATGGAACTCACCTGGCACGGACACTCCTGCTGGCACGTACAGGTCGGTGACACGAGCCTCCTCATCGACCCGTTCTTCGGGAACCCGCAGACCTCGCTCGACCCGAGCGACGTGGACGACCCGGACTACCTCCTCCTCACGCACGCGCACGAGGACCACATCGCCCACGCCGGGGAGTTCGCCGACAGCACGCTCGTCGCGGTGCCCGAACTCGCGGCGTACGCCGAGGCCGAACTCGGCATCGACGAGGCTGTCGGCGGGATGGGGATGAACATCGGCGGCACCGTCGAGTGCGGCGACGCCTTCGTCACGATGCATCGGGCCGACCACACCAACGGCGCGATGACCGGCTACGAGTACGACCTCGGCATGCCGACGGGCTTCGTCATCAGCGACACGAAGCCGACCCAGGAGGCCGACCCCGACTCCACGGCGTTCTACCACGCCGGCGACACGGGCCTGATGAGCGAGATGAAAGACGTCATCGGCCCGTACCTGGAGCCGGATGCCGCCGCCGTCCCGGTCGGCGACCACTTCACCATGGGCCCGACGCAGGCCGCCATCGCCGTCGACTGGCTCGACGTCGACCACGCGTTCCCGATGCACTACGACACCTTCCCGCCCATCGAGATCGACACGGACGACTTCGTGAAGGAGGTCAAGGCGACGGGGTCGGATGCTGACGTGCACGTCCTCGGGGGCGACGAGAGCTTCACGCTTGAGTAA
- a CDS encoding AI-2E family transporter: MEVPVSKSRAAWWGGGAAVAFLLAFVAYSFVGTFVLALFVYYGTRPFYTRLRRRLRSKSLAAALALLALALPVLVLVTYALAIGLQEFQRFRNTADLGPLEEAVAPYLELSDAVGDPATLLSDPNARAAIESALGPALDSLGFVGNGLLHLFVVFAAAFYMLRDGPQLTRWAIRRFGTETGVLAAFVDHVDTDLHSVYTGNLLNAVFTAGIGAVVYSLLNFVAPPGIFIPYPALIGLLAGAASLVPVVGMKLVYVPVAIYLFVVAGANDAPVWFPTAFTLLSLIIVDTIPDLLLRPYVSGRNLHVGLVMFAYIFGPLLFGWYGIFLGPLLLVLTYHFADLVLPELVAGSAIRPAAVDPGTVPDDDVTTGAGDGPAEPRADAGENGEENGDGSGDGNGDGDEGEGENR; this comes from the coding sequence ATGGAGGTCCCCGTATCGAAGTCCCGCGCCGCGTGGTGGGGGGGCGGTGCCGCCGTAGCGTTCCTGCTCGCCTTCGTCGCGTACTCGTTCGTCGGGACGTTCGTGCTCGCCCTCTTCGTCTACTACGGGACCCGGCCGTTCTACACCCGGTTGCGCCGGCGGTTGCGGTCGAAATCCCTCGCCGCGGCCCTGGCGCTCCTGGCGCTGGCCCTGCCGGTCCTCGTGCTCGTGACCTACGCGCTCGCCATCGGCCTGCAGGAGTTCCAGCGCTTCCGCAACACTGCCGACCTCGGCCCGCTGGAGGAGGCCGTCGCACCCTATCTGGAGCTCTCGGACGCCGTCGGCGACCCGGCCACGCTGCTGTCGGACCCGAACGCCCGTGCCGCCATCGAGAGCGCACTCGGGCCGGCGCTCGACTCGCTCGGCTTCGTCGGCAACGGCCTGCTCCACCTGTTCGTCGTCTTCGCGGCCGCCTTCTACATGCTCCGTGACGGCCCCCAGCTCACCCGCTGGGCCATCCGGCGTTTCGGGACCGAGACGGGCGTTCTCGCCGCGTTCGTCGACCACGTCGACACGGACCTCCACAGCGTCTACACGGGGAACCTGCTGAACGCCGTCTTCACGGCCGGCATCGGTGCCGTCGTCTACTCGCTGCTCAACTTCGTCGCCCCACCCGGCATCTTCATCCCCTACCCGGCGCTCATCGGGCTGCTGGCCGGTGCTGCCAGCCTCGTCCCCGTCGTCGGCATGAAACTGGTCTACGTCCCGGTGGCGATCTACCTGTTCGTCGTCGCCGGAGCCAACGACGCGCCGGTCTGGTTCCCCACCGCGTTCACCCTCCTCTCCTTGATTATCGTCGACACCATCCCGGACCTGCTGCTCCGGCCGTACGTCTCCGGGCGTAACCTCCACGTCGGCCTCGTGATGTTCGCCTACATCTTCGGCCCACTCCTCTTTGGCTGGTACGGCATCTTCCTCGGCCCGCTCCTGCTGGTCCTGACGTACCACTTCGCCGACCTCGTCCTCCCGGAACTGGTCGCCGGGAGCGCCATCCGGCCGGCCGCGGTCGACCCCGGCACCGTCCCGGACGACGACGTGACCACGGGGGCAGGCGATGGGCCCGCCGAACCGAGGGCCGATGCGGGCGAGAACGGGGAGGAGAACGGAGACGGAAGCGGAGACGGAAACGGAGACGGAGACGAAGGCGAAGGCGAAAACCGGTAG
- a CDS encoding UPF0179 family protein, giving the protein MSKVTLIGTRLAEPGTEFVYGGEASGCAGCPYRNQCLNLTKGRKYRVTEVRDGGQTLECALHDTGVRAVEVEPAPITANVAATSAYAGSRVTLEGPCPHTECPSHEFCDPDGAEFDEEYRIDEVLGDPPHDHCALGRDLELVEFEAPGE; this is encoded by the coding sequence ATGTCGAAGGTCACCCTCATCGGGACCCGGCTGGCCGAACCGGGGACCGAGTTCGTCTACGGCGGCGAGGCGAGCGGCTGTGCGGGCTGTCCCTACCGGAACCAGTGTCTCAACCTGACCAAGGGGCGCAAGTACCGCGTCACCGAGGTCCGCGACGGCGGGCAGACCCTGGAGTGTGCGCTGCACGATACCGGCGTCCGCGCGGTGGAGGTGGAGCCGGCCCCCATCACGGCGAACGTCGCCGCCACCTCCGCGTACGCCGGCAGCCGCGTCACGCTGGAGGGGCCCTGCCCGCACACGGAGTGCCCGAGCCACGAGTTCTGCGACCCCGACGGCGCCGAGTTCGACGAGGAGTACCGCATCGACGAGGTGCTGGGCGACCCACCACACGACCACTGTGCGCTGGGGCGGGACCTCGAACTGGTCGAGTTCGAGGCGCCCGGCGAGTGA
- a CDS encoding aspartate aminotransferase family protein: MGLDRDRAEPQVAELPGEKARARVDYHRSFAAPATYVYDFVWDHTAPADGPFCTDVDGNVLMDFTSHVGAAPLGYQNPKITEPMAEFDLPEPGKIAGQDFYLSAGDPDDPQFPGPAELMDRLVDATSHYGMDTVFLSNSGAEAVENAMKICYDDTGGKYAITFEGAFHGRTLGTLSLNRSKEVYRREFPEVGPVHDAPFCRDRSCDPATCGCGFFPDPDGEDPSTLRRMLDPERGHVNADELAFLILEPVQGEGGYHVPSDAFMDEVAAVCDEHDIHIVADEIQTGVGRSGELWASDHYPIEPDVITAAKALRVGATVASEDVFPEERSRLSSTWGAGDIAASLQGALTLDAIHEHDLLANATERGRQARELLADADLPGVTDIRGLGLLLAVEFDSKQRRDDVQAAAMQHGLLTLGCGHRTLRLLPPLDATEREMRLGVDLLAEAARDVA; encoded by the coding sequence ATGGGTCTCGACCGCGACCGGGCGGAGCCACAGGTGGCCGAACTGCCCGGCGAGAAGGCCAGGGCACGGGTCGACTACCACCGCTCGTTCGCCGCGCCAGCCACGTACGTCTACGACTTCGTCTGGGACCACACCGCCCCCGCCGACGGCCCGTTCTGCACGGACGTCGACGGGAACGTCCTCATGGACTTCACCAGCCACGTCGGTGCGGCGCCGCTGGGCTACCAGAACCCGAAGATAACGGAGCCGATGGCCGAGTTCGACCTGCCCGAGCCGGGCAAGATTGCCGGCCAGGACTTCTACCTCTCCGCTGGCGACCCGGACGACCCGCAGTTCCCGGGGCCGGCGGAGCTGATGGACCGCCTCGTCGACGCGACGAGCCACTACGGGATGGACACCGTGTTCCTCTCGAACTCGGGGGCGGAGGCGGTCGAGAACGCGATGAAGATCTGCTACGACGACACCGGCGGGAAGTACGCCATCACCTTCGAGGGTGCCTTCCACGGCCGGACGCTGGGGACGCTCTCGCTCAACCGCTCGAAGGAGGTGTACCGCCGCGAGTTCCCCGAGGTCGGCCCGGTCCACGACGCGCCGTTCTGCCGGGACCGCTCCTGTGACCCGGCCACCTGCGGGTGCGGGTTCTTCCCCGACCCCGACGGCGAGGACCCCTCGACCCTCCGCCGGATGCTCGACCCGGAGCGGGGCCACGTCAACGCCGACGAACTCGCCTTCCTCATCCTCGAACCGGTGCAGGGCGAGGGCGGCTACCACGTCCCCAGTGACGCGTTCATGGACGAGGTGGCCGCGGTCTGTGACGAGCACGACATCCACATCGTCGCCGACGAGATCCAGACCGGCGTGGGTCGTTCGGGCGAACTGTGGGCCAGCGACCACTACCCCATCGAGCCGGACGTCATCACGGCGGCGAAGGCGCTGCGCGTGGGCGCGACGGTCGCCAGCGAGGACGTGTTCCCCGAGGAGCGGAGTCGGCTCTCCTCGACGTGGGGCGCCGGCGACATCGCAGCCTCGCTGCAGGGCGCACTCACGCTGGATGCCATCCACGAGCACGACCTGCTCGCCAACGCGACCGAGCGGGGCCGACAGGCCCGCGAGTTGCTGGCCGACGCCGACCTGCCGGGGGTGACCGACATCCGCGGTCTCGGCCTGTTGCTCGCGGTCGAGTTCGACAGCAAGCAGCGACGTGACGACGTACAGGCGGCCGCGATGCAGCACGGCCTGCTGACGCTGGGCTGTGGTCACAGGACGCTCCGGCTGCTCCCGCCGCTGGACGCGACCGAACGGGAGATGCGGCTGGGCGTGGACCTGCTGGCCGAGGCGGCCCGCGACGTGGCGTGA
- a CDS encoding succinylglutamate desuccinylase/aspartoacylase domain-containing protein — protein sequence MRVEQLGDGEPEIAVVGGIHGDEPCGPRAIDAVLQDDPDLARPVKFIVANEEAMARNLRYVEEDLNRAFPGAPDADTHEARLAHELLAELRDCVVFSMHSTQSYAQPFALCDTVDALARSACPYLSVDALVETSQFSEGRLIERDEVLEVECGLQGSDQAAENAERLVREFLAAVGALPGEPHENREVPVFRMHRRIPKQRGDRYEVLVENFQRVDADAPFAAVDGDQLVADEPFYPILMSAYGYEDVFGYTGELVGKLDAEPEAEAEADTETTA from the coding sequence ATGCGGGTCGAGCAGTTGGGCGATGGTGAGCCGGAGATCGCCGTGGTCGGTGGCATCCATGGCGACGAGCCGTGCGGCCCTCGCGCCATCGACGCGGTGTTGCAGGACGACCCTGACCTCGCGCGCCCGGTCAAGTTCATCGTCGCCAACGAGGAGGCGATGGCGCGGAACCTCCGCTACGTCGAGGAGGACCTCAACCGTGCCTTCCCGGGTGCGCCGGACGCCGACACCCACGAGGCACGGCTGGCCCACGAACTGCTGGCGGAGCTTCGCGACTGTGTCGTCTTCTCGATGCACTCGACCCAGTCCTACGCGCAGCCGTTCGCGCTCTGTGACACGGTGGACGCGCTCGCGCGCTCGGCGTGTCCGTACCTCTCGGTCGACGCGCTGGTCGAGACCTCGCAGTTCTCCGAGGGCCGGCTCATCGAGCGTGACGAGGTACTGGAGGTGGAGTGTGGGCTCCAGGGGAGCGACCAGGCCGCCGAGAACGCCGAGCGGCTGGTCCGGGAGTTCCTCGCCGCCGTCGGTGCGCTCCCGGGCGAACCCCACGAGAACCGCGAGGTCCCCGTCTTCCGGATGCACCGGCGTATCCCCAAACAGCGGGGCGACCGCTACGAGGTTCTCGTCGAGAACTTCCAGCGCGTGGACGCGGACGCGCCGTTCGCGGCCGTCGACGGCGACCAGCTCGTCGCCGACGAGCCGTTCTACCCGATTCTGATGTCCGCCTACGGCTACGAGGACGTGTTCGGCTACACCGGCGAACTCGTCGGGAAACTGGACGCCGAGCCCGAGGCCGAGGCGGAGGCCGACACCGAGACGACGGCGTGA
- the icd gene encoding isocitrate dehydrogenase (NADP(+)), protein MSYDKVEVPADGSRIEVDDNDEFVVPDDPVIPIIYGDGIGVDVGPAAQKVLQAAANATGREINWMRVYAGESAREKYDENLPEDTLEAMREFKVSIKGPLTTPVGAGFRSLNVALRKKLDLYTNVRPTYHLDGVPSPVKAPEQMDMVTFRENTEDVYAGIEWEAGTEEVEQVREFIEEEMGYDSTIHDGPVGIGIKPITEFGTKRLVRNAIDYALERDRDSVTLVHKGNIMKFTEGAFRDWGYEVAEEEYGEEVITEDTLWNERDGEPPEDAIVVNDRIADNMLQQILTRTDQYDVLAMPNLNGDYLSDACGAQIGGLGIAPGANLGDGRMLAEPVHGSAPKYAGQDKVNPSALILSGRIMLEQMGWLDAADLVRDAVEATISAGEVTYDIHRQIDGGEKLACSEYAARVAERIHEMAE, encoded by the coding sequence ATGTCATACGACAAGGTGGAAGTTCCTGCCGACGGGTCGCGGATCGAGGTGGACGACAACGACGAGTTCGTCGTCCCCGACGACCCGGTCATCCCCATCATCTACGGGGACGGTATCGGAGTAGACGTCGGCCCGGCAGCCCAGAAGGTACTGCAGGCCGCCGCGAACGCGACCGGCCGCGAGATCAACTGGATGCGTGTCTACGCTGGCGAGTCTGCCCGCGAGAAGTACGACGAGAACCTGCCCGAGGACACGCTGGAGGCGATGCGCGAGTTCAAGGTCTCCATCAAGGGGCCGCTGACGACGCCGGTCGGCGCCGGCTTCCGCTCGCTGAACGTCGCGCTCCGGAAGAAACTCGACCTCTACACCAACGTCCGACCGACCTACCACCTCGACGGCGTCCCCTCGCCGGTGAAGGCGCCCGAGCAGATGGACATGGTCACCTTCCGCGAGAACACGGAGGACGTCTACGCTGGCATCGAGTGGGAGGCCGGCACCGAGGAGGTCGAGCAGGTCCGCGAGTTCATCGAGGAGGAGATGGGCTACGACTCGACCATCCACGACGGCCCGGTCGGCATCGGCATCAAGCCCATCACGGAGTTCGGCACGAAGCGGCTGGTCCGCAACGCCATCGACTACGCCCTCGAGCGCGACCGCGATTCGGTCACGCTGGTCCACAAGGGGAACATCATGAAGTTCACCGAGGGCGCGTTCCGCGACTGGGGCTACGAGGTCGCCGAAGAGGAGTACGGCGAGGAGGTCATCACGGAGGACACGCTCTGGAACGAGCGCGACGGCGAGCCGCCCGAGGACGCCATCGTCGTCAACGACCGCATCGCGGACAACATGCTCCAGCAGATTCTCACGCGCACGGACCAGTACGACGTGCTCGCGATGCCGAACCTGAACGGCGACTACCTGAGCGACGCCTGTGGCGCCCAGATCGGCGGCCTCGGCATCGCGCCGGGTGCCAACCTCGGCGACGGCCGGATGCTGGCCGAACCCGTGCACGGGAGCGCCCCGAAGTACGCCGGGCAGGACAAGGTCAACCCCTCCGCGCTCATCCTCTCGGGCCGCATCATGCTCGAGCAGATGGGCTGGCTCGACGCCGCCGACCTCGTGCGTGACGCGGTCGAGGCGACCATCTCGGCCGGCGAGGTCACCTACGACATCCACCGCCAGATCGACGGCGGCGAGAAGCTCGCCTGCAGCGAGTACGCGGCGCGGGTGGCCGAGCGCATCCACGAGATGGCCGAGTAA
- a CDS encoding NAD-dependent epimerase/dehydratase family protein codes for MDLQNARVCITGGAGFVGSHLAEHLIDEYDADVRIADRFSNSSPDWVPAGAELVEGDLTEPDVVAEAITPDVDVVFHFAADKDASRDDTEQFRVNTTLTQRVIERMDEVDVRNVAFTSSSTVYGEAPRPTPEDYAPLEPISVYGASKLAEESLLSVYAHSHDFQVWSFRFANIVGPRLQLGAVVPDFIGKLRDDPSTLEILGDGRQEKSYLHVADCVDAMCHVVQHADQPVNTYNLGTRTTTSVKTIADIVADEMGLDPDYEFTGGDRGWTGDVPRMRLSVEKLAGLGWEAPGSSDDAVRRATRELLDEGVYGLDESV; via the coding sequence ATGGACCTCCAGAACGCGCGGGTCTGCATCACCGGCGGCGCGGGCTTCGTCGGCTCGCATCTGGCCGAACACCTCATCGACGAGTACGACGCCGATGTCCGTATCGCGGACCGCTTCTCGAACTCCTCGCCCGACTGGGTTCCGGCGGGGGCCGAACTGGTCGAGGGCGACCTCACCGAGCCCGACGTGGTGGCCGAGGCCATCACTCCGGACGTGGATGTGGTCTTCCACTTCGCGGCCGACAAGGACGCCTCCCGCGACGACACCGAGCAGTTCCGGGTCAACACGACGCTGACCCAGCGCGTCATCGAGCGGATGGACGAGGTCGACGTCCGGAACGTCGCCTTCACCTCCTCGTCGACGGTGTACGGCGAGGCTCCGCGGCCGACGCCCGAGGACTACGCGCCGCTGGAACCCATCAGTGTCTACGGCGCCTCGAAACTGGCCGAGGAGTCGCTCCTCTCGGTCTACGCCCACAGTCACGACTTCCAGGTCTGGTCGTTCCGCTTTGCCAACATCGTGGGGCCGCGGCTCCAGCTCGGTGCCGTCGTCCCGGACTTCATCGGCAAACTCCGTGACGACCCCTCGACGCTGGAGATTCTCGGCGACGGCCGGCAGGAGAAGTCCTACCTCCACGTCGCCGACTGCGTGGACGCGATGTGTCACGTCGTCCAGCACGCCGACCAGCCCGTCAACACCTACAACCTCGGGACACGCACGACCACCTCGGTCAAGACCATCGCGGACATCGTGGCCGACGAGATGGGGCTCGACCCCGACTACGAGTTCACGGGCGGCGACCGCGGCTGGACCGGCGACGTGCCCCGGATGCGACTCTCGGTCGAGAAACTGGCTGGCCTCGGCTGGGAGGCGCCCGGCTCCAGCGACGACGCGGTTCGCCGGGCGACCCGGGAACTGCTCGACGAGGGCGTCTACGGCCTCGACGAGTCCGTCTGA
- a CDS encoding GNAT family N-acetyltransferase: MSDPRVELVTDEDAPDAAIAVRRDVFVEGQGVPEDRELDGRDDEATHFLARDGDAVVGTARLREYDDSEGDGPRTAKVERVAVRDARRGEGWGARIMAAVEDHAREQGYERVYLHAQVPVVAFYERLGYEAHGEEFEDAGIPHREMTKGL, translated from the coding sequence ATGAGCGACCCACGCGTCGAACTGGTCACCGACGAGGACGCTCCCGACGCCGCCATCGCGGTCCGACGCGATGTGTTCGTCGAGGGGCAGGGCGTCCCCGAGGACCGCGAACTCGACGGGCGTGACGACGAGGCCACACACTTCCTCGCCCGCGACGGCGACGCCGTGGTCGGGACCGCACGCCTCCGCGAGTACGACGACAGCGAGGGGGACGGGCCACGGACCGCGAAGGTCGAGCGCGTCGCCGTCCGCGACGCCCGCCGCGGCGAGGGGTGGGGTGCCCGCATCATGGCCGCCGTCGAGGACCACGCCCGCGAACAGGGCTACGAGCGCGTCTACCTCCACGCGCAGGTCCCCGTCGTCGCGTTCTACGAGCGACTCGGCTACGAGGCCCACGGCGAGGAGTTCGAGGACGCCGGGATTCCCCACCGCGAGATGACGAAGGGATTGTAG